The following are from one region of the Streptomyces changanensis genome:
- a CDS encoding helix-turn-helix domain-containing protein: MTPRRITRNLVALGELYNELTHSLTSSRSSRGVVERVRERGAPGIPLNTHAVDLRDRIRGVLASWAAVVREERGVQAPTRNTVALLAFLSHHAGWLAGHQAAGDLVTETDELVKSAWSELSGRSDRHMVIGPCVRPGCHGTLVAHLGSGAPSGRAAITCSVERGHTWTPDLWHTLHEAPARPGRGPVGLTAQDISAGWRIASGTVYWLANTHRWRRHKNGRRVFYHRDDVLATMRARAAGALDGAPTGHTA, translated from the coding sequence GTGACCCCCCGGCGGATCACCAGGAACCTGGTCGCGCTCGGGGAGCTGTACAACGAGCTGACGCACTCCCTCACCTCGTCGAGGTCCTCGCGGGGGGTGGTCGAGCGGGTGAGGGAACGCGGCGCGCCCGGCATCCCGCTCAACACCCACGCCGTGGACCTCAGAGACCGAATACGCGGCGTGCTCGCGAGTTGGGCGGCGGTGGTCCGGGAGGAACGGGGGGTGCAGGCCCCGACCCGCAACACCGTGGCGCTCCTCGCCTTCCTCAGCCACCACGCGGGCTGGCTGGCCGGGCACCAGGCGGCGGGGGACCTCGTGACCGAGACCGACGAACTGGTCAAGTCCGCCTGGTCGGAGCTGTCCGGCCGCAGCGACCGGCACATGGTGATCGGCCCGTGCGTACGGCCCGGCTGCCACGGCACGCTCGTCGCGCACCTCGGCTCCGGCGCCCCGTCGGGCCGGGCGGCCATCACGTGCTCCGTCGAGCGCGGGCACACCTGGACGCCGGACCTGTGGCACACCCTGCACGAGGCGCCCGCGCGCCCCGGCCGCGGTCCCGTCGGGCTGACCGCCCAGGACATCTCCGCCGGCTGGCGCATCGCCTCCGGCACGGTGTACTGGCTGGCCAACACCCACCGCTGGCGCCGCCACAAGAACGGCCGCCGCGTCTTCTACCACCGCGACGACGTCCTGGCCACCATGAGGGCGCGCGCCGCGGGCGCGCTGGACGGGGCGCCCACCGGGCACACCGCGTAG
- a CDS encoding FecCD family ABC transporter permease yields MPTKEATAGPPPAAGEPAPGRPPGKDAAKAAGKATGVRHVPAGLLAAVLGAALLAALTFAVAWGSTDIAPREVWSVVLRRLTGEAPRPGTSDLIVWQLRLPRALLAAVVGAGLGLIGTAVQALVRNPLADPYLLGISSGASLGAVGALVLGLGAGGALGLGVSGAAFAGALGTFALVWLIARRGGSFSPLRLVLAGVGIGQFLTGFTSYLVLRAGDEQQTQGVLFWLMGSLGGASWDTLAVPALAVPVALLLLQARSRPLNTMMMGDETAAGLGVSPARLRRELFVVTSVLTGILVAVSGAIAFVGLMVPHACRLLVGADHRRLLPVSALFGAVLLVIVDLVCRVALDGEELPVGVVTSLIGAPALLYLLDRRLGRTS; encoded by the coding sequence ATGCCCACCAAGGAGGCCACGGCCGGGCCCCCGCCCGCGGCCGGGGAGCCGGCGCCCGGGCGGCCCCCGGGGAAGGACGCCGCGAAGGCCGCGGGGAAGGCGACCGGCGTACGCCACGTGCCCGCCGGGCTGCTCGCGGCCGTCCTCGGCGCGGCGCTGCTGGCCGCGCTGACGTTCGCCGTGGCGTGGGGGTCGACGGACATCGCGCCCCGCGAGGTGTGGTCCGTGGTGCTGCGGCGGCTCACCGGCGAGGCGCCCCGGCCCGGCACCTCCGACCTGATCGTCTGGCAGCTGCGGCTGCCGCGCGCCCTGCTGGCCGCCGTCGTCGGCGCGGGTCTGGGCCTGATCGGGACGGCGGTGCAGGCGCTCGTGCGCAACCCGCTCGCCGACCCGTACCTGCTGGGCATCTCCAGCGGCGCGTCGCTGGGCGCGGTGGGCGCGCTGGTGCTCGGGCTGGGCGCGGGCGGCGCGCTGGGCCTCGGGGTGTCGGGGGCGGCGTTCGCCGGGGCCCTCGGCACGTTCGCGCTCGTCTGGCTGATCGCCCGGCGCGGGGGGAGCTTCTCGCCCCTGCGGCTGGTGCTCGCCGGGGTGGGCATCGGGCAGTTCCTCACCGGGTTCACCAGCTACCTGGTGCTGCGGGCCGGCGACGAACAGCAGACGCAGGGCGTGCTGTTCTGGCTGATGGGCAGCCTCGGCGGGGCGAGCTGGGACACGCTGGCCGTGCCGGCGCTGGCCGTGCCGGTGGCGCTGCTGCTGCTCCAGGCGCGGTCCCGGCCGCTGAACACGATGATGATGGGCGACGAGACGGCCGCGGGCCTCGGCGTGAGCCCGGCCCGGCTGCGGCGCGAGCTGTTCGTGGTGACGAGCGTCCTGACCGGGATCCTGGTCGCCGTCTCCGGGGCGATCGCCTTCGTCGGCCTGATGGTGCCGCACGCGTGCCGCCTCCTCGTCGGCGCCGACCACCGCCGGCTGCTGCCGGTGTCGGCGCTGTTCGGCGCGGTGCTGCTGGTGATCGTCGACCTGGTGTGCCGCGTCGCCCTGGACGGGGAGGAACTGCCGGTGGGCGTCGTCACCTCGCTGATCGGCGCGCCCGCGCTGCTCTACCTGCTCGACCGGCGGCTCGGGAGGACATCGTGA
- a CDS encoding FAD-binding oxidoreductase, translating to MGQNSTAGEDRAVARWRDILGPDAIAYDEDALAAASRNTSAFAPRRVVAVLRPSDPDQVERVVRIAREEKVPLHPYSTGRNWGLGSRLPVRDGCALLDLSAMNRIRAVDSAGRYAVVEPGVTQLQLADHLAEHAPDLVANVTGSSPDSSVLGNLLERGTGFRRHRAEEVRGLEVVLGTGDRIRTGLWAGESTRQLHHYPYGIGPSLDGLFVQSNLGVVTAAVVDLLPRQEQLRLLMFTCSETALPGVVDAVRGLFLRGTVRSIVHVFNDKRILAMTRSDRVPTWTGAVAVDGTAAQVESAVEDITTTLAAEGAAVRVVGARDAAAPDADPMVAAMYDVHSGRPTTAFLQGLYQSVPGAAVPTDLDVLDDTTVGYLACMPVAAVDGRTVADLVALVEKTCADHGLVPAIAVNPTGPDYLESVVNLYFDRTDPAQEEAARACNTELHERLYADGFRFYRVGVETMASLTAWDTAPWDAVALLKDALDPDGILSPGRYAPLRP from the coding sequence ATGGGCCAGAACAGCACGGCGGGCGAGGACAGAGCGGTCGCGCGGTGGCGCGACATCCTCGGGCCCGATGCCATCGCGTACGACGAGGACGCCCTCGCGGCGGCCTCCCGCAACACGTCGGCGTTCGCGCCGCGCCGCGTGGTGGCCGTGCTCCGGCCCTCCGACCCCGACCAGGTCGAGCGCGTCGTGCGGATCGCCCGCGAGGAGAAGGTGCCGCTCCACCCGTACAGCACCGGCCGCAACTGGGGCCTGGGCTCCCGGCTGCCGGTGCGGGACGGCTGCGCGCTGCTCGACCTGTCCGCCATGAACCGCATCCGCGCGGTGGACAGCGCCGGGCGGTACGCGGTCGTGGAGCCCGGCGTCACCCAGCTCCAGCTCGCCGACCACCTCGCCGAGCACGCCCCGGACCTCGTGGCCAACGTGACGGGCTCGTCGCCCGACTCCTCCGTGCTCGGCAACCTCCTGGAGCGCGGCACGGGCTTCCGCCGGCACCGCGCGGAGGAGGTGCGCGGCCTGGAGGTCGTCCTCGGCACCGGCGACCGCATCCGCACCGGCCTGTGGGCGGGCGAGAGCACGCGGCAGCTGCACCACTACCCGTACGGGATCGGGCCCTCGCTCGACGGGCTGTTCGTCCAGTCCAACCTGGGCGTCGTGACCGCCGCGGTCGTCGACCTGCTGCCCCGTCAGGAGCAGTTGCGGCTGCTGATGTTCACCTGCTCCGAGACGGCGCTCCCGGGCGTGGTCGACGCGGTGCGCGGGCTGTTCCTGCGCGGCACCGTCCGGTCCATCGTGCACGTCTTCAACGACAAGCGGATCCTCGCCATGACGCGCAGCGACCGCGTGCCGACCTGGACCGGCGCCGTGGCCGTCGACGGCACCGCCGCGCAGGTGGAGTCGGCCGTCGAGGACATCACGACCACCCTCGCCGCCGAGGGCGCGGCCGTACGGGTGGTGGGCGCGCGGGACGCCGCGGCCCCGGACGCCGACCCGATGGTCGCCGCCATGTACGACGTGCACTCCGGACGGCCGACGACGGCCTTCCTCCAGGGGCTCTACCAGTCGGTGCCCGGCGCGGCGGTCCCGACCGACCTGGACGTCCTCGACGACACGACGGTCGGCTACCTGGCCTGCATGCCGGTGGCCGCGGTCGACGGACGGACGGTCGCCGACCTCGTCGCCCTGGTCGAGAAGACCTGCGCGGACCACGGCCTCGTGCCCGCCATCGCCGTCAACCCGACGGGCCCGGACTACCTGGAGTCGGTCGTCAACCTGTACTTCGACCGCACCGATCCGGCGCAGGAGGAGGCGGCCCGGGCCTGCAACACCGAGCTGCACGAGCGGCTGTACGCCGACGGCTTCCGCTTCTACCGCGTCGGCGTGGAGACGATGGCGAGCCTCACCGCGTGGGACACCGCGCCCTGGGACGCCGTGGCCCTGCTGAAGGACGCGCTCGACCCCGACGGCATCCTCTCCCCCGGCCGCTACGCGCCCCTGCGCCCGTGA
- a CDS encoding ABC transporter substrate-binding protein: MQRRLWCGTAALLAFAAVGCGTGDDGPGATAATGGAGGAGYPVEVTDCEGGKTTFTAAPEKIVTSNASSLELLLRLGVGDKVVGTGFPPAKGALPAELDAPAQRVKVLSDSVIPKEKLLGSGADLYIDTFASVNRGGHGMGDVPTEKEFEAVGIRHVYLKSTACAGSAKGPVTDLGKVTEDIRTLGAITGTSAKATALVDAMDRKVGAVRKAVGQTPEKDRPTYFLFDYDAGTKQPIAVCNRQIANAVISLAGARNVFADCDATFKPVGWEDVVAADPDWIQLAVRNRGSAAATEKAYDEARAWLRGNAATSGLKAVKEDRFLRIGSEVTTIAGVRNADTVHRIAATLYPGKVRADR, from the coding sequence ATGCAGCGTCGTTTGTGGTGCGGTACCGCCGCCCTCCTGGCGTTCGCCGCGGTCGGCTGCGGGACCGGCGACGACGGTCCGGGGGCGACGGCCGCGACCGGCGGTGCGGGCGGGGCCGGCTACCCCGTCGAGGTGACGGACTGCGAGGGCGGGAAGACGACGTTCACGGCGGCTCCGGAGAAGATCGTCACGAGCAACGCCTCCAGTCTGGAGCTGCTGCTGCGCCTCGGCGTGGGCGACAAGGTCGTCGGCACCGGCTTCCCGCCCGCCAAGGGCGCCCTCCCCGCCGAGCTGGACGCCCCGGCGCAGCGGGTGAAGGTCCTCAGCGACAGCGTCATCCCCAAGGAGAAGCTGCTCGGCTCCGGCGCCGACCTCTACATCGACACCTTCGCCTCGGTGAACCGCGGCGGCCACGGCATGGGCGACGTGCCGACGGAGAAGGAGTTCGAGGCCGTCGGCATCAGGCACGTGTACCTGAAGTCGACCGCCTGCGCGGGCTCCGCGAAGGGGCCCGTCACCGACCTCGGCAAGGTGACGGAGGACATCCGGACGCTCGGCGCCATCACGGGTACGTCCGCGAAGGCGACCGCACTCGTCGACGCGATGGACCGGAAGGTCGGCGCCGTCCGGAAGGCCGTCGGCCAAACGCCCGAGAAGGACCGGCCCACCTACTTCCTCTTCGACTACGACGCCGGCACCAAGCAGCCCATCGCGGTCTGCAACCGGCAGATCGCCAACGCGGTGATCTCGCTGGCCGGGGCGCGGAACGTCTTCGCCGACTGCGACGCCACGTTCAAGCCGGTCGGCTGGGAGGACGTCGTCGCGGCGGACCCGGACTGGATCCAGCTCGCCGTCCGCAACCGCGGCAGCGCCGCCGCGACGGAGAAGGCGTACGACGAGGCCCGCGCCTGGCTGCGGGGCAACGCCGCGACCAGCGGGCTGAAGGCCGTCAAGGAGGACAGGTTCCTGAGGATCGGGTCCGAGGTCACGACCATCGCGGGTGTGCGGAACGCCGACACCGTGCACCGCATCGCCGCGACCCTGTACCCCGGCAAGGTGAGGGCCGACCGCTGA
- a CDS encoding ABC transporter ATP-binding protein yields the protein MNVSVEDLSVAYAGRAVVSGVHLVAGDGEIAGLVGPNGSGKSSVLRTVYRHLKPAAGRVVVDGRDVWDLSPVQAARQVAALPQERTSDFELTVGDIVMMGRTPYKGPFAGDSATDRAVVARALAQVGMAEARSRSFSALSGGERQRVLLARALAQDPDVLVLDEPTNHLDVLHQVELLALLREQRRTTLVSLHDLNAAASVCDRLHVLHRGRVVASGTPHEVLTPELLAEVFGVRAAVVEHPLTGDPLIAFDHRSPAGAAAGTVAGDVSAPAARPAAATPAGPPPGVTEPERVP from the coding sequence GTGAACGTCTCCGTCGAGGACTTGAGCGTCGCCTACGCGGGCCGGGCCGTCGTGTCCGGTGTGCACCTCGTCGCGGGCGACGGCGAGATCGCGGGCCTCGTCGGCCCCAACGGCAGCGGCAAGTCCAGCGTCCTGCGGACCGTGTACCGGCACCTGAAGCCGGCGGCGGGCCGGGTGGTGGTCGACGGCCGCGACGTGTGGGACCTGTCGCCGGTGCAGGCGGCGCGGCAGGTGGCCGCGCTGCCGCAGGAGCGGACGAGCGACTTCGAGCTGACGGTCGGCGACATCGTCATGATGGGCCGCACCCCCTACAAGGGGCCGTTCGCCGGGGACAGCGCCACCGACCGGGCGGTGGTGGCGCGGGCGCTGGCGCAGGTGGGCATGGCGGAGGCGCGGAGCCGGTCGTTCTCGGCGCTGTCCGGCGGCGAGCGTCAGCGGGTGCTGCTGGCGCGGGCGTTGGCGCAGGACCCGGACGTGCTGGTCCTGGACGAGCCGACGAACCACCTCGACGTGCTGCACCAGGTGGAGCTCCTGGCGCTCCTGCGCGAGCAGCGCCGCACGACGCTGGTGTCGCTGCACGACCTGAACGCCGCGGCGTCGGTCTGCGACCGGCTGCACGTGCTGCACCGGGGGCGGGTGGTGGCGTCGGGGACACCCCACGAGGTGCTGACGCCGGAGCTGCTCGCCGAGGTGTTCGGCGTGCGGGCCGCCGTGGTGGAACACCCGCTGACGGGCGATCCGTTGATCGCTTTCGACCACCGTTCACCGGCCGGGGCAGCGGCCGGGACGGTGGCCGGGGACGTCTCCGCGCCGGCGGCCCGGCCGGCGGCGGCGACCCCGGCCGGTCCCCCTCCGGGAGTGACGGAACCGGAGAGGGTGCCCTGA
- a CDS encoding TauD/TfdA dioxygenase family protein, with amino-acid sequence MTAYTVTALKPFGAVVEAQEPGTDLGDVDPAAVRALVGEHRVVVLRRFRTWTHKDDLVAYARRWGDLLSWNFGEVLDLEVHADPKDYVFTPGEVPYHWDGAFAEKTPTHQIFQCVRAPAKGTGGRTTFCDTTMVLDALPDELRARWEALEITYRKEKTAHYGGHITAPLVQRHPHTGEPVVRYAEPLDPEKFLSPLFLDVEGLPEGTDAEDFFADIRERLYSPDVMYQHAWEDGDFVVTDNHALLHGRTPFTQGSPRHLRRVHVL; translated from the coding sequence ATGACCGCGTACACCGTCACCGCCCTCAAGCCCTTCGGCGCCGTCGTGGAGGCCCAGGAGCCGGGCACCGACCTGGGCGACGTCGACCCGGCGGCCGTACGGGCCCTGGTCGGCGAGCACCGCGTCGTCGTGCTGCGCCGCTTCCGCACCTGGACGCACAAGGACGACCTGGTCGCCTACGCCCGGCGCTGGGGCGACCTGCTGTCGTGGAACTTCGGCGAGGTGCTGGACCTGGAGGTGCACGCCGACCCGAAGGACTACGTCTTCACCCCCGGCGAGGTGCCCTACCACTGGGACGGCGCCTTCGCCGAGAAGACGCCCACGCACCAGATCTTCCAGTGCGTCCGCGCCCCCGCCAAGGGCACCGGCGGCCGCACCACCTTCTGCGACACCACCATGGTCCTCGACGCGCTCCCCGACGAGCTGCGGGCCCGCTGGGAGGCGCTGGAGATCACGTACCGCAAGGAGAAGACGGCGCACTACGGGGGCCACATCACGGCCCCGCTGGTCCAGCGCCACCCCCACACCGGCGAGCCGGTCGTGCGGTACGCGGAACCGCTGGACCCCGAGAAGTTCCTCAGCCCGCTCTTCCTCGACGTCGAGGGACTGCCGGAGGGGACCGACGCGGAGGACTTCTTCGCGGACATCCGGGAGCGCCTGTACTCCCCGGACGTCATGTACCAGCACGCGTGGGAGGACGGCGACTTCGTCGTCACGGACAACCACGCGCTGCTGCACGGCCGTACCCCGTTCACCCAGGGCTCGCCGCGCCACCTCCGGCGCGTGCACGTCCTGTGA
- a CDS encoding NAD(P)/FAD-dependent oxidoreductase codes for MRPYYDVVIMGGGPGGATLAALLMRQGGLSVAVFEKEEFPREHIGESFAHPLIPVLEESGALEKVLASDCWVKKFGGIFQWRGEDPHVAFFDHDNTVRDGAHRWAVHANRSEFDAILLDHARDCGAEVFEGVSVSDCSPPADGTGQEVTLKDGRTVRAGYFVDASGRRNSVVTKKKREWLSGYRNIAIWQHYLGGKPTQSLEGDWNIFREHDMSPIGCFAFRDGWCWYIPVPKIIDGERVVTHSIGIVTDPGILKQPGTDFTDAEVFLRTIKEVPKLKELIGDIRPVGDKMLTATNYSMINDRFADFDGRWILLGDASYFVDPLFSSGVAFATNQARAAAALIRHSSGSQMSEEELRGLWEDYDTEWHGMASSFALSIDQWYHAIGKDNPESVYWNSRGTEGPAGPSHEKTFQALLNTAFTPDLLQVLAQGEGLAGLDVDGPFMTAFAKANKLELTADTKVSLKEGVAVLQGPALDIPGFKAAIPPNPDLVPAEEQQAIRAYWEDPVRNGHLVESPLDRPLDCHRFHIPGDPEAPQVRGLDERDGAADLWARLRGGPVLWSELVQDLHEGQERLLKRLLHAGMLELGNHA; via the coding sequence ATGCGACCGTACTACGACGTTGTGATCATGGGTGGCGGACCGGGCGGTGCGACGCTCGCCGCGCTGCTCATGCGACAGGGCGGGCTCAGCGTCGCCGTGTTCGAGAAGGAGGAGTTCCCCCGCGAGCACATCGGGGAGTCCTTCGCGCACCCCCTGATACCGGTGCTGGAGGAGAGCGGGGCCCTGGAGAAGGTCCTGGCCAGCGACTGTTGGGTGAAGAAGTTCGGCGGGATCTTCCAGTGGCGGGGCGAGGACCCGCACGTGGCGTTCTTCGACCACGACAACACCGTCCGGGACGGGGCGCACCGCTGGGCGGTGCACGCCAACCGCTCGGAGTTCGACGCGATCCTGCTGGACCACGCGCGGGACTGCGGCGCCGAGGTCTTCGAGGGCGTCTCGGTCTCCGACTGCTCGCCGCCGGCCGACGGCACGGGCCAGGAGGTGACGCTGAAGGACGGCCGCACGGTGCGCGCCGGCTACTTCGTCGACGCCTCGGGCCGGCGCAACAGCGTCGTCACGAAGAAGAAGCGCGAGTGGCTCTCCGGCTACCGCAACATCGCCATCTGGCAGCACTACCTGGGCGGGAAGCCGACCCAGTCGCTGGAGGGCGACTGGAACATCTTCCGCGAGCACGACATGTCCCCGATCGGCTGCTTCGCCTTCCGCGACGGCTGGTGCTGGTACATCCCCGTGCCGAAGATCATCGACGGGGAGCGGGTGGTCACCCACTCGATCGGCATCGTCACGGACCCGGGGATCCTCAAGCAGCCGGGCACCGACTTCACCGACGCGGAGGTGTTCCTCCGCACGATCAAGGAGGTGCCGAAGCTCAAGGAGCTGATCGGGGACATCCGCCCGGTCGGCGACAAGATGCTGACGGCGACCAACTACTCGATGATCAACGACCGGTTCGCGGACTTCGACGGGCGCTGGATCCTGCTCGGCGACGCCTCGTACTTCGTCGACCCGCTCTTCTCCTCCGGCGTCGCCTTCGCCACCAACCAGGCGCGCGCCGCCGCCGCCCTCATCCGCCACTCCAGCGGTTCGCAGATGAGCGAGGAGGAGCTGCGCGGGCTGTGGGAGGACTACGACACCGAGTGGCACGGCATGGCGTCGTCGTTCGCGCTCTCCATCGACCAGTGGTACCACGCCATCGGCAAGGACAACCCGGAGAGCGTCTACTGGAACAGCCGCGGCACCGAGGGCCCGGCGGGACCGAGCCACGAGAAGACGTTCCAGGCGCTGCTGAACACGGCGTTCACGCCGGACCTCCTCCAGGTCCTGGCGCAGGGCGAGGGTCTGGCCGGGCTCGACGTGGACGGTCCGTTCATGACCGCCTTCGCCAAGGCCAACAAGCTGGAACTGACAGCCGACACGAAGGTGTCCCTGAAGGAGGGCGTGGCCGTCCTGCAGGGCCCGGCGCTCGACATCCCCGGCTTCAAGGCCGCCATCCCGCCGAACCCGGACCTCGTGCCGGCGGAGGAGCAGCAGGCCATCAGGGCGTACTGGGAGGACCCGGTCCGCAACGGCCACCTCGTCGAGTCGCCGCTCGACCGGCCGCTGGACTGCCACCGGTTCCACATCCCCGGTGACCCGGAGGCCCCGCAGGTGCGCGGCCTGGACGAGCGGGACGGGGCGGCGGACCTCTGGGCGCGGCTCCGCGGGGGGCCCGTGCTCTGGAGCGAGCTGGTCCAGGACCTGCACGAGGGCCAGGAGCGGCTCCTCAAGCGGCTGCTGCACGCCGGGATGCTGGAGCTGGGCAACCACGCCTGA
- a CDS encoding HAD family hydrolase: MDTVLFDLDGTLVDTLDDIVRAVNTALRAHGLPVLTHPEVRSRVGEGGTALVDASVRASGRDVGPAVVARAQEAYLTGYAASPAEESRPYPGAEELLNRLRTVGIRTALCTNKAGGVTHALLRALGLDGAFDAVVTGDDPVGRKPSPEPLHHALKLAGGSAGLMVGDSRHDLAAAASAGMPAAWVGFGYGRPDPGQAPDFELPSLDALEAAAGAAGIRLRATR, translated from the coding sequence GTGGACACGGTCCTTTTCGATCTCGACGGCACCCTGGTCGACACGCTCGACGACATCGTCCGCGCGGTCAACACCGCGCTGCGCGCCCACGGCCTGCCCGTCCTGACCCACCCGGAGGTCCGCAGTCGCGTGGGCGAGGGCGGCACGGCGCTCGTCGACGCCTCCGTCCGCGCGTCGGGGCGCGACGTGGGGCCCGCGGTCGTGGCGCGGGCGCAGGAGGCGTACCTGACGGGGTACGCCGCCTCCCCCGCCGAGGAGTCCCGGCCGTACCCGGGGGCGGAGGAGCTGCTGAACCGGCTGCGGACCGTGGGGATCCGCACCGCGCTGTGCACCAACAAGGCCGGCGGCGTGACGCACGCCCTGCTCCGGGCGCTCGGCCTCGACGGCGCGTTCGACGCCGTGGTGACGGGGGACGACCCGGTCGGCCGCAAGCCGTCGCCGGAGCCGTTGCACCACGCGCTGAAACTGGCCGGCGGCTCGGCCGGCCTGATGGTCGGCGACAGCAGGCACGACCTCGCCGCCGCGGCGTCCGCCGGCATGCCCGCGGCGTGGGTCGGTTTCGGGTACGGCCGACCCGACCCCGGGCAGGCGCCCGACTTCGAACTGCCCAGCCTCGACGCGCTGGAGGCCGCGGCAGGCGCCGCCGGCATCCGACTGCGCGCCACCCGATGA
- a CDS encoding L-tyrosine/L-tryptophan isonitrile synthase family protein encodes MSGSPADEILRLVFSFRRLAHGAAADCAAGGCEQCFALHRPKVEHFIEQGVPVHFVIPAFPAKSPNPEKVLGTLPDMAERVSLEFLQELCDYTRHYYEPGARITICSDGHVFSDLVGVGDADVATYGVELETLLQAIGADAINTYGLQDAFPGFPFDEQRAMLTSQYAVPVEDVRARALKEPAARNIFGGIHRFLFEDRMATTTGRSRNSVREETKSLAYHVIQRSDAWSNLVEDFFPEALRLSIHPQVSHSQKIGIHMMRTRDNWLTPWHGVALDDGEGVRLVKRSEAEQLGATLVRRGGRDSHYIAPDVSSSLKPLIEEVAS; translated from the coding sequence ATGTCCGGTTCACCCGCGGATGAGATACTCCGTCTGGTCTTCTCTTTCCGCCGTCTCGCCCACGGTGCCGCGGCCGACTGCGCCGCCGGAGGCTGCGAGCAGTGCTTCGCGCTGCACCGGCCCAAGGTCGAGCACTTCATCGAACAGGGCGTTCCCGTCCACTTCGTGATCCCGGCGTTCCCGGCCAAGTCGCCGAACCCGGAGAAGGTCCTCGGCACCCTGCCGGACATGGCCGAGCGCGTCTCGCTGGAGTTCCTCCAGGAGCTGTGCGACTACACCCGCCACTACTACGAGCCGGGCGCCCGCATCACCATCTGCTCCGACGGCCACGTCTTCAGCGACCTCGTCGGCGTCGGCGACGCGGACGTGGCGACGTACGGCGTCGAGCTGGAGACGCTGCTGCAGGCGATCGGCGCCGACGCGATCAACACCTACGGGCTGCAGGACGCCTTCCCCGGCTTCCCCTTCGACGAACAGCGCGCCATGCTCACCAGCCAGTACGCGGTCCCCGTCGAGGACGTCCGCGCCCGCGCCCTGAAGGAGCCGGCCGCGCGGAACATCTTCGGCGGCATCCACCGCTTCCTCTTCGAGGACCGCATGGCCACGACCACCGGCCGCAGCCGCAACAGCGTCCGCGAGGAGACCAAGTCCCTCGCCTACCACGTCATCCAGCGCAGCGACGCGTGGAGCAACCTCGTCGAGGACTTCTTCCCCGAGGCGCTCCGCCTCTCCATCCACCCGCAGGTCAGCCACTCCCAGAAGATCGGCATCCACATGATGCGGACCCGGGACAACTGGCTGACCCCCTGGCACGGCGTGGCGCTCGACGACGGCGAGGGCGTGCGCCTGGTCAAGCGCAGCGAGGCCGAGCAGCTCGGCGCGACGCTCGTCCGCCGCGGCGGCCGGGACAGCCACTACATCGCCCCGGACGTCTCGTCGTCCCTCAAGCCGCTCATCGAGGAGGTCGCGTCATGA
- a CDS encoding ADP-ribosylglycohydrolase family protein — protein sequence MSRGRGLSVSTTAATVWGRAEQQDFRARVRGCLLGGAIGDALGAGVARLPVEAIRELHGADGLTDLAPAHGRRGAVTYATQLGLFTVDGLIRAQVRRDTGAWHPPTDLHRAYLRWAATQRDWGPDERRKDNGWLAAQEWLYTRRDPPRACLTGLGDEVLGTLAAPKNPAARDAGALVRSAPFGLLVGWEPHLVCQLAVECATQTHGHPAAYLAAGAYAVVVHGVARGLDVESAVRGALAQLPERPDHEPVAAALERAVAAVREGVPTPDRIASLGDTDGEAAEDALGIAVYCALVAEDVPHGLRLAVNHDGPSEVTGALAGALLGALHGETALPPAWLAELEGRSTLLELADDFALEMTQGPALHGPSAASPGWLARYPRG from the coding sequence ATGTCGCGGGGGAGGGGCCTGTCGGTGAGTACCACAGCGGCGACCGTCTGGGGCCGGGCCGAACAGCAGGACTTCCGCGCCCGGGTACGGGGCTGCCTGCTGGGCGGTGCGATCGGGGACGCCCTCGGCGCGGGCGTGGCGCGCCTGCCCGTCGAGGCGATCCGCGAGCTGCACGGCGCGGACGGGCTCACGGACCTGGCGCCCGCCCACGGCCGGCGCGGTGCCGTCACGTACGCCACCCAGCTCGGCCTGTTCACCGTCGACGGGCTGATCCGCGCCCAGGTGCGCCGGGACACCGGCGCCTGGCACCCGCCGACCGACCTGCACCGCGCCTACCTGCGGTGGGCGGCGACCCAGCGCGACTGGGGCCCGGACGAGCGGCGCAAGGACAACGGCTGGCTCGCCGCGCAGGAGTGGCTGTACACCCGCCGCGATCCGCCCCGCGCCTGTCTGACGGGGCTGGGCGACGAGGTCCTCGGCACGCTGGCCGCACCGAAGAACCCGGCCGCCCGGGACGCGGGCGCCCTGGTCCGGTCGGCGCCGTTCGGGCTGCTGGTGGGCTGGGAGCCGCACCTGGTGTGCCAGTTGGCGGTGGAGTGCGCCACGCAGACGCACGGCCACCCCGCGGCGTACCTGGCCGCCGGCGCGTACGCGGTGGTGGTGCACGGGGTGGCGCGGGGCCTGGACGTGGAGTCGGCGGTGCGCGGCGCGCTGGCGCAGCTGCCGGAGCGGCCCGACCACGAGCCGGTGGCCGCCGCACTGGAGCGGGCGGTCGCCGCGGTGCGCGAGGGCGTGCCGACACCCGACCGGATCGCGTCGCTGGGCGACACGGACGGGGAGGCCGCGGAGGACGCCCTGGGGATCGCCGTGTACTGCGCGCTGGTCGCCGAGGACGTACCGCACGGGCTGCGCCTGGCGGTGAACCACGACGGCCCGTCGGAGGTGACGGGCGCGCTCGCGGGCGCCCTGCTGGGGGCGCTGCACGGCGAGACCGCCCTGCCGCCGGCCTGGCTGGCCGAGCTGGAGGGGCGGTCCACGCTGCTGGAGCTGGCCGACGACTTCGCCCTGGAGATGACGCAGGGCCCGGCGCTGCACGGCCCGTCGGCGGCGTCGCCGGGCTGGCTGGCCCGCTACCCGCGCGGCTGA